A DNA window from Brassica napus cultivar Da-Ae chromosome C1, Da-Ae, whole genome shotgun sequence contains the following coding sequences:
- the LOC111202623 gene encoding uncharacterized protein LOC111202623 has protein sequence MDPCTFVRITVGNLVVRASPSVSDAAPGNWFCKIKFKSFPRQVVAVPVLFRTESESQSRLCSGDVPTVSACFTLSKAQIEWSLMKPERNVLTVEVYSSVPSCGLVPSLGEKLIGRFKVSLDLKMAETRTCLAHHGWIELGTDNKSKKKKNPDLHVTVRVEPDPRFMFQFDREPECSPKIFLVQGNKKEAVFTCKFGIRNSPNLTRSVMIISPTTLNFCRLSSMTTGRKQTWRARKGWSITIHDLCGSPVAMASIATPFVPSPGSKRLSKSSPGAWLILRPDGYIMKPWGRLEAWREPGFSDILGYRFHLFQDDMATEISSSSSIRTKTGGSFVMDGTIAAADTNTAASLTLSDGSFDLSSRLSTGSSKNRSGCGSDFGFLLPQAQQNLGFVMSTTVEGVEKQSKPKVEVGVKYVKCVEDAAAHVALAAAVDLSMDACRLFSHKIRKELRQPRVV, from the exons ATGGATCCGTGCACTTTCGTACGTATTACTGTCGGAAACTTGGTTGTTAGGGCATCGCCATCTGTTTCGGACGCAGCACCTGGTAACTGGTTCTGTAAGATCAAATTCAAGAGTTTCCCACGCCAGGTCGTTGCTGTTCCCGTTCTGTTTCGAACCGAATCAGAATCCCAGTCCCGGTTGTGCTCCGGTGATGTGCCAACCGTTTCTGCTTGCTTCACTCTAAGCAAGGCTCAGATCGAATGGTCTCTTATGAAGCCTGAACGGAATGTCCTCACTGTCGAGGTTTATTCCTCTGTTCCGTCGTGTGGACTCGTCCCTTCTTTGGGTGAGAAGCTGATTGGTCGCTTTAAGGTTTCGCTGGACTTGAAGATGGCGGAGACAAGGACGTGTTTGGCTCACCACGGCTGGATTGAGTTGGGCACTGATAACaagtcaaagaagaagaagaatccggACCTCCACGTTACCGTACGGGTTGAACCCGACCCGAGATTTATGTTTCAGTTCGACCGCGAGCCCGAGTGTAGTCCCAAAATTTTTCTGGTACAAGGAAACAAGAAAGAAGCTGTTTTCACATGCAAGTTTGGAATCAGAAACTCCCCGAATCTTACTAGGTcagta ATGATAATCTCACCAACCACATTAAATTTTTGCAGATTATCGTCCATGACCACTGGAAGGAAACAGACATGGAGGGCGAGAAAAGGTTGGTCGATAACGATCCATGATCTCTGTGGCTCCCCAGTAGCTATGGCTTCGATTGCCACACCTTTCGTACCATCACCCGGTTCCAAGCGCTTGTCTAAATCAAGCCCCGGCGCGTGGCTCATCCTCCGGCCTGATGGCTACATAATGAAGCCATGGGGTCGTCTTGAGGCATGGCGTGAGCCTGGCTTCTCTGACATTCTCGGTTACCGGTTCCATTTATTTCAAGatgacatggctactgaaatCTCCTCATCGTCTTCGATCAGGACGAAAACAGGAGGGAGCTTTGTCATGGACGGAACCATCGCTGCCGCGGACACCAACACGGCTGCTTCTTTGACACTGTCGGATGGAAGCTTTGATCTGTCTTCCCGGTTGAGTACTGGATCATCAAAAAACCGTTCAGGATGCGGGtcggatttcgggtttcttCTACCGCAAGCGCAACAAAACTTGGGGTTTGTGATGTCGACCACGGTGGAAGGAGTTGAGAAACAGAGCAAGCCTAAGGTGGAAGTAGGGGTGAAGTATGTGAAATGCGTGGAGGATGCGGCGGCGCACGTGGCTTTAGCAGCGGCAGTGGATTTAAGCATGGATGCTTGTAGACTGTTCTCTCACAAGATAAGAAAAGAGCTGAGACAGCCAAGAGTTGTTTAA
- the LOC106453673 gene encoding CBL-interacting serine/threonine-protein kinase 7 (The RefSeq protein has 4 substitutions compared to this genomic sequence), with translation MDSLPQPQNQSSPAKILLGKYELGRRLGSGSFAKVHLARSFETNELVAIKIIDKKKTIDSNMEPRIIREIDAMRRLRDHPNILKIHEVMATKSKIYIVMELASGGELFSKLLRRGRLPESTARRYFQQLASALQFSHRDGVAHRDVKPQNLLLDKEGNLKVSDFGLSALPEHLRNGLLHTACGTPAYTAPEVISRRGYDGAKADAWSCGVILFVLLVGEVPFDDSNIASMYRKIQRRDYKFPSWISKQAKSIIYQMLDPNPATRMGIETVMKTTWFKKSLETSQFNFESEPVLEKSSSITAFDLISLSSGLDLSGLFESKKKKERRFTAKVSVVEVEEKAKAIGERLGYTVRKTKKEVVLGSGRTAIAVEAVELAVGVVVVEVKVVDREEGDSRWSDLITELEVIVLSWHNDVM, from the coding sequence ATGGACTCTCTTCCTCAGCCGCAAAACCAGTCATCTCCGGCGAAAATACTCCTCGGGAAATACGAACTCGGTCGCCGTCTCGGCAGCGGAAGCTTCGCCAAAGTCCATTTGGCTCGCTCCATCGAAACCAACGAGCTCGTCGCCATTAAAATCATTGACAAGAAGAAGACCATCGACTCCTACATGGAGCCCAGGATAATCCGTGAGATCGACGCGATGCGCCGTCTCCGTGACCATCGCAACATCCTCAAGATCCACGAAGTCATGGCGACCAAATCGAAGATCTACATCGTCATGGAACTCGCCTCCGGCGGCGAGCTCTTCTCCAAACTCCTCCGTCGCGGTCGTCTCCCCGAATCAACAGCGCGTCGCTACTTCCAGCAGCTCGCCTCCGCGCTTCAGTTCTCTCACCGAGACGGCGTGGCTCACCGCGACGTGAAGCCGCAGAATCTCCTCCTGGACAAGGAAGGGAACCTCAAGGTCTCCGACTTCGGCTTATCCGCCTTGCCGGAGCATCTCCGAAACGGATTGCTCCACACGGCGTGCGGTACGCCGGCTTACACGGCTCCGGAGGTTATATCGCGGCGAGGATACGACGGAGCGAAGGCTGACGCGTGGTCTTGCGGTGTGATTCTGTTCGTTCTTCTCGTCGGAGAAGTTCCTTTCGACGATTCGAACATTGCTTCAATGTATCGGAAGATTCAAAGGAGAGATTATAAGTTCCCGAGCTGGATCTCGAAACAAGCTAAATCGATTATCTATCAGATGCTTGATCCGAATCCCGCGACGAGGATGGGGATAGAGACGGTTATGAAAACCACCTGGTTCAAGAAATCTCTAGAGACTTCCCAATTCAATTTCGAATCCGAACCGGTTTTGGAGAAATCGAGTTCGATCACTGCTTTTGATCTGATCTCGCTTTCGTCTGGGCTAGATCTCTCCGGTTTGTTTgagagtaagaagaagaaagagaggagGTTCACGGCGAAGGTTTCCGCCGTGGAGGTTGAGGAGAAAGCGAAGGCGATTGGGGAGAGATTAGGTTATACAGTGAGGAAGACGAAGAAAGAAGTTGTATTAGGAAGTGGAAGAACGGCGATAGCTGTGGAGGCGGTGGAGTTAGCTGTGGGTGTTGTGGTGGTTGAAGTGAAAGTTGTTGACAGAGAAGAAGGTGATTCACGGTGGTCCGATTTGATAACAGAGCTTGAAGTTATAGTTCTCTCGTGGCACAATGACGTCAtgtaa